A segment of the Thermoanaerobaculia bacterium genome:
GAGGGACATCGATGGACGACATCTTCTCCGCGATCTGCCGGGAGGCGCTCGAGTCGAGACAGCGCGACGTGTCGTCGTTCGCCGACGCCGGGCTGCGCACGATCTCCGAGCGGTTCCAGCGGCGGATCCTGAAGCTCGACGACGGCTACTACATGCTCGGGCTCGGGCCGTACAATGCCGGTCTCGTCAAGCTCGACTTCGACGAGCTCCTCCTCGGACGCGAGGTGCCCGAGTTCATCGGCGTCGGGATGCCGGTCGGCGGCTTCCGCATCTCGGCGCCCGAAGCGTTCCTGAACGTCGAAGTCTCGCGCGTGCACGCGAAGATCTGGCGCCGCGGCACGCAGCAGGAGCCGAGCTATTCGATCGTCGACATGCGCTCGACGTGCGGCACCTACGTCAACGGAGACGAGATCCCGAAGCCGGACATCGAGGGCGCGAGCGAAAGCGACTGCGCGCATCCCCTCCGGTCCGGCGACTTTTTCTCGCTGGGACCGAGCGCGGTGAATCTGTTTCTGTTCTTCCAGAAGGGGTGAAGAGGAGCCGGCGCGGCGATACGCACGGAATATCCAGCGGACGCCGCGTCAGCGGTGGACGCGTCGGATCGCCGAGCACGCCAGTGCGAAGGCCGTACGGGCCCGTCTTCCCGCACGTCTCGCCACGCCGAAGCCTCCGGCGAAGGCGGGAAGCAATCTCCAAACAAACGCTCCCGGTCCCCGAGCCCGCTCCCGCGACGGTTTGACTCACGGCTTTCCTGCCGTTAGACTCCGTCGGTTTCGTCATCGAGGGCGGGAGGTTTCCACGTGTCTCATCAAAAAGTCTGGACGCGGGTCGGGCTGATCCTGGTCGTCCTCGTCGCGTCGGTCGCCGCGTACGTCGCGAGCGGCGTCTCGCGGGTGAAGACGGACGTCACGGGAGAGACGACCCCCGGCCTCAAGGATTACCTGAAAAACGGAATCCGGCTCGGGCTCGACCTCAAGGGGGGCATCCACCTCGTGCTGCAGGTGCAGACCGACGACGCCCTGAAGATCGAGACCGACGAGGCGGTCGCGCACATCAACGAGCAGAACAAGGAGCAGACGCTGAAGCTCGGCGCGGTGACGCGCACCGGCCCGGCGTCGTTCTCGGCGGTCGTCAACGCGGACACCGACATCGACAAGCTGCAGGACGCCATCAAGCGCTTCCTTCCCGGATGGCAATACTCGCGCCAGGGCACGACCTGGGCGTTCTCCCTCGGCGCGCCCGCGCGCAAGACCATGTCGGAGGAGGCGGTGCAGCAGGCGGTCGAGACGATTCGCAACCGCATCGATCAGTTCGGCGTCTCCGAGCCCGTCATCGCGCGGGAGGGAGAGAACCGGATCGTCGTGCAGCTCCCCGGCGTCGACGATCCCCGGCGCGTGAAGGACATCATCAAATCGACCGCGTTCCTCGAGCTCAAGCTCGTCGTCGCCGGGCCGTCGTCGGACCAGGCGTCGCTGCTCGCCCCCTCGGGCGGCCAGGTGCCGCCGGACGCCGAGATCGTCGAGGGGAACTCCACGGACCAGGACCCGACTTCGCCGAAGGTCTATTACCTGCTCCAGAAGGTCGCCGCGGTCACCGGGCGCGACATCAAGAACGCGCGGCCGTCGCAGGACCAGACCAACCGGCCGGCGGTCTCCTTCTCGCTCAAGGCCGAGGGCGCGACGAAGTTCGACAAGGTGACCGGATCGAACATCGGCAAGCAGCTCGCCATCGTCCTCGACAACCGGGTGCAGTCCGCGCCGCGGATCGACGGGCGCATCAGCGACTCCGGGATCATCACGGGGAGCTTCACCCCCGAGCGGGCGAACGACCTCGCGCTCATCCTGCGCTCGGGGGCGCTGCCGGCCGGGCTCGTCTACCTCGAGGAGCGGACGGTCGGCCCGTCGCTCGGCCTCGACTCGATCCGGAAGGGGATCACCGCCGCGGTCCTCGGGGCGCTCCTCGTCTTCGTCGCCATGGTCGTCTATTACCGGCGCTCCGGGTTCAACGCGGTGCTCGCGTTGATCCTGAACGCCATCATCCTGCTCGGCGTGCTCGCCCAGTTCGGAGCGACGCTGACGCTCCCCGGGATCGCCGGTTTCATCCTGACGATCGGCATGGCGGTCGACTCGAACGTCCTCATCTTCGAGCGGATCCGCGAGGAGCTGCGCGAGGGGAAGACACCCAAGACCGCGATCGACAACGGCTTCTCCAAGGCGTTCGTGACGATCATCGACACGCACGTGACGACCGTCGTCTCGGCGCTCTTCCTCTTCCAGTTCGGCACCGGGCCCGTCAAGGGCTTCGCGGTCACGCTGATCGTCGGCCTCGCGGCTTCGATGTTCACGGCCGTGTACGTGTCGAAGACGATCTTCATGCTCGAGTACGGCTCGCGCGAGCGCATCGAGAGCGTCTCGATCTAGCGGGCGACAGGACGGACGATGGAACTTTTCAGAGACACTCACATCGATTTCCTCCGCGTCAAGTGGATCTGCATCGGCATTTCCTGGGCGCTGATCGTGGCCGGGTTCATCTCGATTGCGGCGCACGGCGGGCTTCGGTTCGGAATCGACTTCTCCGGCGGGACGCAAGTCGTCCTGAAGTTCGCCGAGCGCCCCGACCCCTCGAAGATCGAATCGATCCTGAAGCCGCTCCACCTCGGCCTCGAGGGCGTGCAGCGCTACGACGCCCCGGAGAAGAACGAGGTCCTCATCAAGGTCAAGCAGCAGGCCCACGAAGGGCGCGACATCACCCAGGAGGTCTTCTCCGCGCTGTCGGCCGCCATGGGCGGTCCCGCGGCGGGGGGAAAGATCGACGTCAACGTCAAGGGGCACGACACCTTCGCCGCCAGCCTCGCGGCCGTCGACCCCGACAACGTGAACGGCAAGCTCGGCACGGCGGCGGCGCAGCATTACGCCGCGGTCGGCGACGCGATCGTGGCGTACCGCTCGCAGATCGGCCTCTTCCACTCGGCGGCCGACATCGACCGGATCCCGAACGTCTCGCCGGAGGCGAAGGCGTGGCTCAAGCAGAACACGGTCATCGGCCCGTTCACGGTGCTCTCGGCCGACAACGTCGGTCCTCAGGTCGGGCGCGACCTGCGCACCAAGGCGCTCTGGGCCGTGTTCCTCTCGACGGGCGCGATGCTCGTCTACATCTGGTTCCGTTTCGACGTGAAGTTCGGAGTGGGCGCGATCGTCGCGATCATCCACGACACCCTGATCACGATCGGGCTGCTGTCGATCTTCAACCGCGAGATCACGCTCGTCGTCGTCGCCGCGCTCCTGACCCTCGTCGGCTACTCGATGAACGACACGGTCGTCGTCTACGACCGGATCCGCGAGAACATGAAGAACAACCGGCGAGACCCGCTGCCGAAGATCATCAACGACTCGATCAACCAGACGCTCTCCCGGACCGTGATGAGCTCCGGCCTGACGTTCCTCGTCGTCGTCGCGCTCTTCTTCCT
Coding sequences within it:
- a CDS encoding FHA domain-containing protein, whose amino-acid sequence is GTSMDDIFSAICREALESRQRDVSSFADAGLRTISERFQRRILKLDDGYYMLGLGPYNAGLVKLDFDELLLGREVPEFIGVGMPVGGFRISAPEAFLNVEVSRVHAKIWRRGTQQEPSYSIVDMRSTCGTYVNGDEIPKPDIEGASESDCAHPLRSGDFFSLGPSAVNLFLFFQKG
- the secD gene encoding protein translocase subunit SecD yields the protein MSHQKVWTRVGLILVVLVASVAAYVASGVSRVKTDVTGETTPGLKDYLKNGIRLGLDLKGGIHLVLQVQTDDALKIETDEAVAHINEQNKEQTLKLGAVTRTGPASFSAVVNADTDIDKLQDAIKRFLPGWQYSRQGTTWAFSLGAPARKTMSEEAVQQAVETIRNRIDQFGVSEPVIAREGENRIVVQLPGVDDPRRVKDIIKSTAFLELKLVVAGPSSDQASLLAPSGGQVPPDAEIVEGNSTDQDPTSPKVYYLLQKVAAVTGRDIKNARPSQDQTNRPAVSFSLKAEGATKFDKVTGSNIGKQLAIVLDNRVQSAPRIDGRISDSGIITGSFTPERANDLALILRSGALPAGLVYLEERTVGPSLGLDSIRKGITAAVLGALLVFVAMVVYYRRSGFNAVLALILNAIILLGVLAQFGATLTLPGIAGFILTIGMAVDSNVLIFERIREELREGKTPKTAIDNGFSKAFVTIIDTHVTTVVSALFLFQFGTGPVKGFAVTLIVGLAASMFTAVYVSKTIFMLEYGSRERIESVSI
- the secF gene encoding protein translocase subunit SecF, which translates into the protein MELFRDTHIDFLRVKWICIGISWALIVAGFISIAAHGGLRFGIDFSGGTQVVLKFAERPDPSKIESILKPLHLGLEGVQRYDAPEKNEVLIKVKQQAHEGRDITQEVFSALSAAMGGPAAGGKIDVNVKGHDTFAASLAAVDPDNVNGKLGTAAAQHYAAVGDAIVAYRSQIGLFHSAADIDRIPNVSPEAKAWLKQNTVIGPFTVLSADNVGPQVGRDLRTKALWAVFLSTGAMLVYIWFRFDVKFGVGAIVAIIHDTLITIGLLSIFNREITLVVVAALLTLVGYSMNDTVVVYDRIRENMKNNRRDPLPKIINDSINQTLSRTVMSSGLTFLVVVALFFLGGEVLSTFALTLVIGIIVGTYSSIYVAAPIVVIWNEVQGRRRPAPAVAAKASAPAKTAPPPPKSAPKAARKSGKR